A genomic region of Oncorhynchus mykiss isolate Arlee chromosome 2, USDA_OmykA_1.1, whole genome shotgun sequence contains the following coding sequences:
- the LOC110489834 gene encoding transcription and mRNA export factor ENY2-2, with protein sequence MSKDSKMRATINQKLTEMGERERLKELLRAKLTECGWRDQLKAHCKDVIKEKGLEHVTVEDLVVEITPKGRVLVPDSVKKELLQRIRAFLAQHAT encoded by the exons ATGAGCAAAGATTCCAAGATGAGAGCAACAATTAATCAGAAGTTAACTGAGATGGGTGAACGAGAGCG ATTGAAGGAGTTGCTCAGAGCTAAACTCACTGAATGTGGATGGAGGGATCAGCTGAAAGCTCATTGCAAAG ATGTCATCAAAGAAAAGGGCTTGGAGCATGTGACTGTCGAGGACCTTGTGGTAGAAATCACCCCTAAAGGAAGAG TTCTGGTGCCTGACAGCGTGAAGAAGgagctgctgcagaggataagagcCTTCCTAGCTCAGCATGCAACATAA